One genomic segment of Flavobacteriaceae bacterium includes these proteins:
- a CDS encoding polysaccharide lyase family 7 protein → MKKIKESYLSILFVALCSLTSACQDGQKGENTPETGVNNDLSPDDYKLPSIDLSNWKVTLPIGNPTEIEPPEILGYATDETLKPFMYNDSIKGALVFHTYPGSTTTNSSYSRTELREQMVPGSNTTNWTFAQGGIIKGELAMGEITKDANDNYHRTIIMQIHGRLTDEQRDLIGSGDNNAPPVLKIYWVNGKVRVKTKVLNDLDATATEILHTSAWGDDVGYTFPEYVGFDKFTLEVKVSQGRMEVIMNGVSKVYNDIHMQKWGIFENYFKAGNYLVTRDSWANAKVEYYSLEVSH, encoded by the coding sequence AAGGGGGAAAATACCCCAGAAACCGGAGTTAATAATGACCTATCTCCTGATGATTATAAGTTGCCGAGTATTGATTTGAGTAATTGGAAAGTTACATTGCCCATAGGGAACCCAACCGAAATAGAACCACCGGAAATTTTAGGGTATGCTACAGATGAAACATTAAAGCCTTTTATGTATAATGATTCAATTAAAGGAGCATTGGTTTTCCACACATATCCGGGATCAACAACAACAAACTCATCGTATTCCAGAACAGAATTGAGAGAACAAATGGTACCGGGAAGTAATACTACTAACTGGACATTCGCTCAAGGAGGGATTATAAAAGGCGAGTTAGCCATGGGTGAAATCACAAAGGATGCCAATGACAATTATCACAGGACAATTATCATGCAGATACATGGGAGGCTAACTGATGAACAAAGAGATTTGATAGGATCCGGTGACAATAACGCTCCTCCTGTTTTAAAAATTTATTGGGTGAACGGAAAAGTGAGGGTAAAAACAAAAGTACTCAATGATTTGGATGCAACAGCAACAGAAATACTACATACTTCCGCTTGGGGGGATGATGTAGGGTATACATTTCCCGAGTATGTTGGTTTTGATAAATTTACTCTGGAAGTCAAAGTATCTCAAGGAAGAATGGAGGTGATTATGAACGGGGTATCAAAAGTGTACAATGATATCCATATGCAAAAATGGGGTATATTTGAAAATTATTTCAAAGCAGGAAATTATTTGGTAACACGTGATAGTTGGGCAAATGCAAAAGTGGAATATTATTCGCTGGAAGTATCACATTAG